From the genome of Thermogutta terrifontis, one region includes:
- a CDS encoding tetratricopeptide repeat protein, which produces MLRTILCVLAAGVAVGAASLMAQDSILSQFYGQGVHKFFARDYSGAFEDFNAAIENGSDDPRCYYFRGLTYLQLGREDEAKEDFKKGAELEMKSATKFFNVSRALERIQGRQRLLIEEYRTQARLAVMVELEKQRRARYEELRREEARVLDRSTPPVGIPEVTSPAPSTPAEAPAQPPATAPAQPPAQPPAATPPAPAPQQPPAPPAPAQENPFSTEPAPAAPPQPQPAPQPAPQQPAQPPANENPFAT; this is translated from the coding sequence ATGTTGCGGACAATCCTTTGCGTCCTCGCGGCAGGGGTTGCTGTCGGTGCTGCCTCATTGATGGCACAGGACAGCATTCTCAGTCAGTTCTATGGTCAAGGCGTTCATAAGTTTTTTGCCAGAGACTACTCCGGCGCGTTCGAAGATTTCAATGCCGCTATCGAAAATGGCAGTGACGACCCCCGCTGTTATTATTTTCGGGGCCTGACCTATCTCCAGTTGGGTCGAGAGGATGAGGCGAAGGAGGATTTCAAAAAAGGGGCCGAGCTGGAGATGAAATCCGCCACAAAGTTCTTCAATGTCAGTCGGGCTTTGGAACGGATTCAGGGACGCCAGCGACTCCTCATCGAGGAATACCGGACACAGGCCCGATTGGCGGTGATGGTCGAGCTGGAAAAGCAGCGACGGGCCCGCTACGAAGAGCTGCGACGGGAAGAGGCCCGGGTGCTTGACCGATCAACTCCTCCGGTGGGAATCCCCGAAGTGACCTCACCGGCCCCGAGCACACCCGCTGAAGCCCCCGCTCAACCGCCAGCCACGGCTCCTGCTCAACCGCCGGCCCAGCCTCCCGCGGCGACGCCGCCTGCGCCCGCTCCTCAGCAGCCGCCTGCACCACCGGCCCCGGCGCAGGAGAATCCCTTCAGCACGGAGCCCGCTCCGGCCGCACCGCCGCAACCCCAGCCAGCGCCTCAACCGGCTCCTCAGCAGCCGGCACAACCTCCTGCCAACGAAAATCCATTCGCCACCTGA
- the rdgB gene encoding RdgB/HAM1 family non-canonical purine NTP pyrophosphatase yields the protein MTPPTGVLGTGNAHKVRELQELLADTPVLWRSLAEFPGIPEVPETGQTFAENARLKAVGYARAIGQWVLAEDAGLMVDALGGEPGVLSARYAGEPRDDRRNIELLLQRLKDVPPERRTAQFVCHMVLADPAGQIVAETTGLCRGRITDAPRGDHGFGYDPVFEIPEYHRTFAELGLAVKGCLSHRARAAQAMVNHIRRLVTSGRWRGE from the coding sequence ATGACACCACCAACAGGCGTTTTGGGCACCGGCAATGCGCATAAGGTCAGAGAGCTTCAGGAACTACTTGCCGACACTCCCGTACTGTGGCGCTCCCTGGCCGAGTTTCCGGGAATTCCCGAAGTGCCAGAAACCGGACAGACTTTCGCCGAAAACGCCCGGCTTAAAGCGGTCGGGTATGCTCGGGCGATCGGACAGTGGGTGCTGGCGGAAGATGCCGGTCTGATGGTGGATGCCCTTGGGGGAGAACCAGGAGTCCTGTCCGCCCGATACGCTGGTGAACCGCGGGACGATCGCAGAAATATTGAACTTTTGCTCCAGCGACTCAAAGATGTTCCCCCGGAACGCCGGACCGCCCAGTTCGTCTGCCATATGGTACTGGCCGACCCTGCCGGTCAGATTGTCGCCGAAACCACGGGTTTATGCCGAGGACGGATCACCGACGCACCACGTGGTGATCATGGATTCGGTTACGATCCAGTGTTCGAGATTCCCGAATATCACCGCACGTTTGCGGAGCTTGGGCTTGCGGTGAAAGGGTGTCTCAGCCATCGTGCCCGCGCTGCCCAGGCGATGGTGAACCACATCAGACGGCTGGTGACGTCCGGCCGCTGGCGCGGCGAATGA
- a CDS encoding peptide ABC transporter substrate-binding protein, with protein MTGRFIAAYGVIALGLVGLVWAFWRPKEPAADFSFCNGTEIKTVDPALVTGQPEGRVVWAIFEGLTTYDPKTLAPRPGVAESWEVSKDKRVYTFHLRKNAYWSDGTPLTAEDFHWSFRRLLHPETASEYAYELWYVVNAEKYTSGQVEVGDPVEIELNEKPPGARPYASGVILRGRLVAIEAGPTGRMENQAEASPVYVVEIDGRKEYFQKPEREGQPPRDPRARPYRWLLFDFEHVGIKVLDRFTLQMTLNHPVPYFLQIIGFFPMMPVPRHCLEKYGYPAWTKPENIVSNGPFVLQYRRIRDRIRLVKNPWYWDRENVRLNTVDVLAAESAITGLNLYMTGAADWIPVVPNEVVGELLRQKRKDFQPAPYLAVEYYIVNTRRPPLDDPRVRRALALAIDKREIINRILQTGQEPAMSFVPPSIANYIPYQPPQMPEYDPATARRLLAEAGYPGGRGFPKIEILYNTHESHQAIAELVQAQWKRNLGINVRLQNQDWARYLASRRQGEFWVARAGWIADYLDPNTFLEMMTTGNPNNHGGWSNAEYDRLISRAQVEVDEQRRLALFKEAETLLLEEMPILPLYFPVTRAMVRPYVRGYYGNVLDIHPLKDIWVDVSKKSGKTADQ; from the coding sequence ATGACAGGTCGATTCATCGCTGCCTATGGTGTGATCGCCCTTGGGTTGGTGGGTTTGGTTTGGGCATTCTGGAGGCCCAAAGAGCCCGCGGCAGACTTTTCTTTTTGCAATGGCACGGAAATCAAAACCGTGGACCCAGCGCTTGTGACCGGGCAGCCGGAGGGCAGGGTGGTTTGGGCGATTTTTGAAGGGCTGACCACCTACGACCCAAAAACGCTTGCGCCACGTCCCGGAGTGGCCGAAAGCTGGGAGGTTTCCAAAGACAAGAGAGTTTACACGTTTCACCTTCGCAAAAACGCTTACTGGTCGGATGGCACGCCTTTGACGGCCGAGGATTTTCACTGGTCTTTCCGCCGCCTCCTCCATCCGGAAACAGCCTCGGAATATGCCTATGAGCTGTGGTACGTGGTCAACGCGGAAAAATACACCTCCGGGCAGGTCGAGGTGGGGGATCCCGTCGAGATCGAGTTGAACGAAAAACCGCCGGGAGCTCGTCCTTATGCATCTGGTGTGATTCTGCGAGGCAGGCTTGTCGCCATTGAAGCTGGGCCAACCGGAAGGATGGAGAATCAAGCTGAGGCATCGCCGGTTTACGTGGTGGAGATCGACGGTCGCAAGGAATATTTCCAGAAACCCGAGCGGGAGGGCCAGCCGCCACGCGATCCACGGGCCCGCCCTTATCGGTGGTTACTTTTCGACTTTGAGCATGTGGGGATCAAGGTGCTCGATCGATTCACGCTTCAGATGACACTCAACCATCCGGTACCGTACTTTCTTCAGATCATTGGCTTTTTCCCGATGATGCCGGTGCCCCGGCACTGTCTTGAGAAATATGGTTATCCCGCCTGGACCAAGCCCGAAAACATCGTCTCGAATGGGCCATTCGTGCTGCAGTACCGCCGGATTCGCGACCGGATTCGGCTGGTCAAGAATCCATGGTATTGGGATCGCGAGAATGTTCGGCTGAATACGGTGGATGTCCTGGCGGCGGAATCGGCCATTACGGGACTCAATCTGTACATGACCGGTGCCGCGGACTGGATTCCCGTGGTTCCCAACGAAGTTGTGGGAGAACTCCTCCGGCAGAAGCGGAAGGACTTTCAGCCCGCTCCCTATCTGGCAGTGGAGTACTACATCGTCAACACGCGTCGGCCACCGCTGGATGATCCCCGCGTGCGCCGGGCGCTAGCCCTGGCCATCGACAAACGTGAAATCATCAACCGGATTCTTCAGACCGGCCAGGAACCTGCAATGAGCTTTGTTCCCCCATCAATTGCGAATTACATTCCCTATCAACCACCGCAGATGCCGGAGTACGACCCCGCAACCGCCCGCCGGTTGCTTGCCGAGGCCGGATATCCTGGCGGGAGGGGCTTTCCCAAGATCGAAATCCTGTACAACACGCACGAATCGCACCAGGCTATTGCCGAACTTGTTCAGGCCCAGTGGAAAAGAAATTTGGGAATCAACGTGCGGCTGCAGAATCAAGATTGGGCCCGGTATCTGGCCAGCCGACGACAGGGCGAGTTCTGGGTGGCCCGCGCTGGATGGATTGCTGATTATCTTGATCCGAACACGTTTTTGGAAATGATGACCACGGGCAATCCCAACAATCATGGGGGCTGGAGCAACGCCGAGTATGATCGGTTGATCTCCCGGGCGCAGGTGGAGGTGGACGAGCAGCGTCGATTGGCGTTGTTTAAGGAGGCGGAAACCCTCCTCCTGGAAGAAATGCCAATCCTGCCGCTCTATTTTCCGGTTACCCGAGCCATGGTTCGCCCATATGTGCGCGGATATTACGGCAACGTCTTGGACATCCATCCCCTAAAGGATATTTGGGTGGATGTTTCCAAAAAGAGCGGGAAAACAGCCGACCAGTGA
- a CDS encoding glycoside hydrolase family 99-like domain-containing protein: protein MSTRRDFLRQMGTLGTLALGGKSLASLYGAEAPAVSSREIPRHVLAFYYPWYGNPAATGGSGRWSHWRDVDENVKTIGSSTHYPELGPYDSHDPKIIRQHCQWAKEAGLTGWIASWWGHRSFEDQAVPRILDISAEHGLAVTIYYETIPGQPKTPENAAKDIVRLLEKYAAHPAWLQVKGKPVVFIYGRAVGEIGVAAWAEVIQMVNKSFSRGAIFQGDQFSPKAAEVFDGLHTYSTAGHLRGKSLEQVKAWCEETFPRWVKLARDAGRISSLTVIPGYDDTKIRKPGLKVERYDGQSYTVQWEAAIAADPDWVLITSWNEWHEGSEIEPSVEDGRKYLELTRQMTARFVKPV from the coding sequence ATGAGCACGCGACGCGATTTCCTCCGCCAGATGGGAACTTTGGGCACGTTAGCACTGGGTGGGAAGAGTCTTGCGTCCCTTTACGGGGCAGAAGCTCCCGCGGTTTCAAGCCGTGAGATTCCCAGACACGTCCTGGCCTTCTACTACCCGTGGTATGGTAATCCAGCGGCCACCGGCGGAAGTGGACGATGGAGTCACTGGCGAGATGTTGACGAGAACGTTAAAACGATCGGCTCGAGCACCCATTACCCGGAGCTTGGCCCATACGATTCCCACGACCCAAAAATCATCCGCCAGCACTGCCAATGGGCGAAGGAAGCAGGGTTAACGGGTTGGATTGCCAGTTGGTGGGGGCATCGCTCCTTCGAGGATCAGGCCGTGCCGCGGATCCTGGATATTTCCGCTGAACACGGCCTGGCGGTAACCATCTACTACGAAACGATTCCCGGCCAGCCAAAAACCCCGGAAAATGCGGCCAAGGATATTGTGCGGCTCCTGGAGAAATATGCGGCTCATCCGGCCTGGCTGCAGGTCAAAGGAAAACCGGTCGTCTTCATTTACGGTCGAGCGGTCGGTGAAATCGGCGTGGCGGCCTGGGCAGAGGTCATCCAGATGGTCAATAAATCCTTCAGCCGAGGAGCAATTTTCCAGGGCGATCAGTTCTCTCCCAAGGCGGCTGAGGTGTTCGATGGACTCCATACCTACAGCACGGCGGGACACCTTCGCGGCAAATCTCTCGAGCAGGTGAAAGCCTGGTGCGAAGAAACGTTTCCACGGTGGGTCAAGCTCGCCCGGGACGCCGGCCGAATCAGTTCCCTCACAGTCATCCCGGGATACGACGACACCAAGATCCGCAAGCCCGGCCTGAAAGTGGAACGTTACGACGGGCAGAGCTACACCGTGCAATGGGAGGCCGCCATCGCTGCCGACCCCGATTGGGTTCTCATCACTTCCTGGAACGAGTGGCACGAAGGAAGCGAGATCGAGCCATCCGTGGAAGACGGACGGAAATACCTCGAATTGACAAGGCAGATGACGGCACGATTCGTCAAACCCGTCTGA
- a CDS encoding carbohydrate binding domain-containing protein, protein MRRNVAFDCILILLLGLLCFGATPSRGEETATPGKLFPFVLSYEPTDSITNISEWLDRPAGKHGFIRAENGHFVTDAGRIRLWATNLCFEACFPTKEEAERLARRLASLGINCVRMHHMDNRHIWGKSPNKLTIDPEMLDKLDYLIYQLKLHGIYTNLNLHVSREFGPAEGFPAVEGLPNYDKGIDNFEPRMIEYQKKYARDLLTHVNPYTGTAYINEPAIAMVEINNENAAFDEYRKGAFDHLPEPYASQLRKLWNAWLKKKYGSDDALRKAWNAQRQPLGEEILKNRDFSGQWEKVWNLQRDNLSEVVAEVIPNGFQGKPALRLRVIRNGQETWIPQLSQGGFSVQKGQVYTLRFWLKADKPGRIDVNCMMNHDPWQRLGLSADVQTSAEWKEYRLSFVADRDDPNARITFSQLRPGTYELADVSLRPGGVIGLEEGQSLADQTVPIVPARGPQMTAAARADFADFLWELERDYWWGMYRFLKEELKLKPLVAGTQLSYSPVHIQAGLDYIDSHAYWQHPVFPGRPWDPENWYVRSLALVNQPGGTLSGLASRRVEGLPFTVSEYNHPAPNEYAAEGFPMIAAFGAFQDWDGIFSFTYSHSRDYEPRKITGFFDIKSEVTKLVHMPACVAMFYRGDVQPATQAVVVGMTREKEQSILRETLNPWALTADRLGIPANLSLLHRVAMALKEPSDSVPPPTLSAEQKVFLSDTQQICWDVSQPGAGVFLVNSPKTKLVTGFPAGRTFNLNGIQIQIGETELGWATVSLTVIKGDGFDRPGRILLAATGKAQNTGWDFRKEGDRVTVGRRWGDEPILCEGVPARIVLPVSSSRVKVYALDEAGRRRDAVTVSGGDQAVVEIGPQFRTLWYEIEIQ, encoded by the coding sequence ATGAGGCGAAACGTTGCGTTCGATTGCATTCTGATCCTGCTACTTGGGCTACTGTGCTTCGGAGCAACACCCTCTCGGGGAGAAGAAACGGCAACTCCAGGCAAGCTCTTTCCGTTTGTCCTGAGCTACGAACCAACGGACAGCATCACAAACATCTCAGAATGGCTTGACCGTCCCGCTGGGAAGCACGGGTTTATTCGGGCGGAAAATGGGCACTTTGTGACAGATGCCGGGCGGATCCGGCTGTGGGCCACTAACCTCTGTTTTGAAGCCTGCTTCCCAACCAAGGAAGAGGCAGAACGCCTTGCCAGGCGTCTCGCCAGCCTGGGGATCAATTGTGTGCGAATGCATCACATGGACAATCGGCACATCTGGGGTAAAAGCCCCAATAAGCTGACGATTGATCCCGAAATGCTGGATAAGCTGGATTACCTGATTTATCAATTGAAATTGCACGGGATCTATACCAACCTCAATCTGCATGTGTCCCGGGAGTTTGGCCCGGCCGAAGGCTTTCCCGCGGTGGAGGGCCTCCCCAACTACGATAAAGGGATCGACAACTTTGAACCCCGGATGATCGAGTACCAGAAAAAATATGCCCGCGATTTGCTCACGCACGTCAATCCCTACACCGGCACGGCGTACATCAACGAACCGGCCATTGCGATGGTCGAAATCAATAACGAAAATGCAGCGTTTGACGAGTACCGCAAGGGAGCGTTTGATCATTTGCCCGAGCCGTACGCCAGCCAACTCCGCAAGCTGTGGAATGCCTGGCTGAAAAAGAAATACGGCAGTGACGACGCGCTTCGCAAAGCGTGGAATGCCCAGCGTCAACCCCTGGGCGAGGAAATCCTGAAAAATCGTGACTTTTCCGGCCAGTGGGAAAAGGTGTGGAACCTCCAGCGTGACAATCTCTCGGAGGTCGTCGCCGAGGTCATTCCGAATGGCTTTCAGGGCAAACCCGCCTTGCGTTTGCGCGTCATCCGCAACGGACAAGAAACCTGGATCCCCCAGTTAAGCCAGGGCGGTTTTTCAGTTCAGAAAGGTCAGGTGTACACTCTCCGATTCTGGCTGAAAGCGGACAAACCGGGCCGGATCGACGTGAACTGCATGATGAACCACGATCCCTGGCAGCGTCTCGGCCTTTCCGCGGATGTTCAAACCTCGGCCGAGTGGAAGGAATATCGCCTCAGCTTTGTGGCGGATCGCGATGATCCAAATGCCAGGATCACGTTCAGCCAACTCCGTCCCGGGACGTACGAACTGGCAGACGTGTCACTCCGGCCGGGTGGGGTCATCGGCCTGGAAGAGGGCCAATCCCTCGCCGATCAGACGGTTCCCATTGTTCCTGCTCGCGGACCGCAAATGACGGCCGCCGCCCGGGCCGACTTCGCAGATTTTTTGTGGGAGCTCGAACGCGACTACTGGTGGGGAATGTACCGATTTCTGAAGGAGGAACTCAAGCTGAAGCCGCTGGTCGCGGGAACGCAACTCTCCTACAGTCCAGTTCACATTCAAGCTGGGCTGGACTACATCGACTCGCATGCCTACTGGCAGCATCCCGTTTTCCCCGGCAGGCCATGGGATCCGGAAAACTGGTATGTGCGTAGTCTGGCCCTCGTGAATCAGCCGGGAGGCACACTTTCCGGACTCGCCAGTCGGCGTGTCGAAGGTTTGCCGTTCACCGTGAGCGAATACAACCACCCGGCTCCCAACGAATACGCCGCCGAAGGATTTCCGATGATCGCGGCTTTTGGGGCTTTTCAGGATTGGGATGGAATCTTCAGCTTCACTTACAGCCACAGTCGAGATTACGAGCCGCGAAAAATCACGGGTTTCTTCGACATCAAAAGCGAGGTGACCAAACTCGTTCACATGCCCGCCTGCGTCGCCATGTTCTACCGGGGTGATGTGCAACCCGCCACCCAGGCTGTGGTCGTGGGCATGACCCGTGAAAAGGAACAATCCATCCTCCGAGAAACACTCAATCCCTGGGCGCTGACCGCCGACCGTTTGGGTATTCCCGCCAACCTGAGCTTGCTCCATCGGGTGGCCATGGCACTGAAAGAACCCAGCGATAGTGTGCCACCACCCACGCTGTCCGCGGAGCAGAAGGTTTTCCTGTCCGATACGCAACAAATCTGCTGGGATGTCTCTCAGCCCGGCGCCGGGGTGTTCCTGGTCAACTCGCCGAAAACGAAACTCGTGACCGGTTTCCCCGCCGGAAGAACTTTCAATCTGAATGGAATCCAGATTCAGATTGGAGAAACGGAGCTGGGTTGGGCGACCGTTTCGCTCACCGTTATCAAAGGGGACGGATTTGATCGGCCTGGCCGAATCCTCCTCGCTGCTACGGGAAAGGCCCAAAATACAGGCTGGGACTTCCGTAAAGAGGGCGATCGGGTGACCGTGGGACGCCGCTGGGGCGACGAGCCGATCCTCTGCGAAGGAGTGCCGGCTCGCATCGTGCTGCCGGTTTCGTCCAGCCGCGTGAAAGTCTATGCCCTCGACGAGGCGGGACGCCGCAGGGACGCGGTGACGGTTTCTGGTGGCGATCAGGCCGTTGTCGAAATAGGGCCCCAATTCAGGACGCTGTGGTACGAAATCGAAATCCAATGA
- a CDS encoding Gfo/Idh/MocA family protein, whose product MAHTHPSAMSRRSFLAAGSGAAVAMYVSAKTLGLEPGQPSANNRLNVAAVGVGGMGRHDIAQAAKTENVVAICDVDSRFAEQVAAQYPGAKIYADFRKMLEEQKDIDAVMVATPDHNHAVVTAMALKLGKHVFCQKPLTHSVGEALAIKELAAQAKTATQMGNQGQASEGARRICEYIWSGAIGKVREIHSWSNRRPDISPRGIPRPKETPPVPDYLNWDLWLGPAPERPYHPCYHPFAWRGWWDFGTGVLGDIGCHNLSAAFKALKLKWPVSVEACSTHWSAPPEITRETAPIASIVTYVFPPEGDRPEIVLRWYDGGMMPPIPKALGDQNIFDGDGTLIVGDEGMLWGDRLLPESRAKEVGDPPKMLPRSPGHYEEWIQACKGGPAPGSNFVDHAAHLAAVVLMGNIAIRTQKKLFWDAEKLRFTNSDEANALLNPPYRNGWSL is encoded by the coding sequence ATGGCCCACACGCATCCCTCCGCGATGTCCCGCCGCAGTTTTTTGGCGGCAGGTTCTGGCGCAGCCGTCGCGATGTACGTTTCAGCGAAAACACTGGGACTCGAGCCGGGTCAACCCTCCGCAAATAACAGGCTCAATGTGGCAGCGGTCGGTGTCGGGGGAATGGGACGACACGACATCGCACAGGCTGCCAAAACGGAAAACGTGGTGGCCATCTGTGATGTGGATAGCCGCTTTGCCGAGCAGGTCGCCGCTCAGTATCCTGGCGCCAAAATCTATGCCGACTTCCGGAAGATGCTGGAAGAACAAAAGGACATCGACGCCGTTATGGTGGCGACTCCCGACCACAATCATGCCGTGGTGACCGCCATGGCACTCAAGCTGGGCAAGCACGTGTTTTGCCAGAAACCGTTAACCCACAGCGTGGGTGAGGCCCTCGCCATCAAAGAGCTGGCCGCTCAGGCCAAAACAGCCACGCAGATGGGGAACCAGGGTCAGGCCTCGGAGGGAGCACGCCGCATTTGCGAGTACATCTGGTCGGGAGCGATCGGCAAGGTCCGTGAAATCCATTCCTGGTCCAATCGTCGTCCCGATATTTCGCCACGAGGCATTCCCCGGCCCAAAGAAACTCCTCCTGTGCCCGATTACCTGAACTGGGACCTGTGGCTGGGACCGGCACCGGAGCGTCCTTACCACCCGTGCTATCATCCCTTCGCCTGGCGGGGCTGGTGGGACTTCGGCACCGGTGTTCTGGGGGATATTGGATGTCACAATCTTTCCGCCGCATTTAAAGCCTTGAAGCTCAAGTGGCCGGTCTCCGTGGAGGCCTGTTCCACGCACTGGAGCGCTCCGCCGGAAATCACTCGTGAAACAGCCCCCATCGCCTCGATCGTCACCTACGTGTTCCCTCCAGAGGGAGATCGCCCGGAAATCGTCCTGCGGTGGTACGACGGAGGAATGATGCCACCGATTCCCAAGGCGCTGGGGGATCAAAACATTTTCGACGGGGACGGCACCCTGATCGTCGGTGACGAGGGGATGTTGTGGGGCGATCGCCTCCTGCCGGAATCGCGGGCCAAAGAAGTGGGGGACCCACCCAAGATGCTTCCCCGTTCGCCCGGCCACTACGAGGAATGGATCCAGGCCTGTAAAGGTGGCCCAGCGCCGGGAAGTAATTTCGTCGATCATGCAGCCCATCTCGCAGCCGTTGTACTTATGGGAAATATTGCCATTCGCACCCAGAAAAAACTTTTCTGGGATGCGGAAAAACTGCGGTTCACCAACTCCGACGAAGCTAATGCCCTCCTGAATCCACCCTATCGCAATGGCTGGAGTTTGTAG
- a CDS encoding sugar phosphate isomerase/epimerase family protein codes for MDLTRRECLKLGAAAALTVAVKKTSFAGLERKKIPVGVQLYSVRQDAAKDLPGVLKAIKEMGYEGVEFAGYYGHDAKTIRKWLDDNGLKCCGTHTGWDTLQPDKLEATVEFNQTLGNKYLICPWLNPAEFASSKEKTIEFAKRFNELAEKVKEKGMLVGYHAHGGDFKKLNGETAWEIFFSHTVPEVVMQMDIGNCLGGGGDPYAILEKFPGRAKTIHLKEHGGPQGAVIGEGEVKWEWVLHFCETKGGTEWYIVEQESYAVPPLEAIRKCRENLRKMGV; via the coding sequence ATGGATCTGACACGTCGCGAATGTCTTAAGCTGGGGGCCGCAGCCGCCCTAACCGTGGCGGTGAAGAAAACGTCCTTTGCGGGACTGGAGCGCAAAAAGATTCCGGTCGGGGTTCAGCTCTATTCCGTACGCCAGGATGCGGCCAAGGATTTGCCGGGAGTGCTCAAGGCCATCAAAGAGATGGGCTACGAGGGCGTGGAATTTGCGGGTTACTATGGACACGACGCGAAGACCATTCGCAAATGGCTGGATGACAACGGCCTGAAATGTTGCGGAACGCACACGGGCTGGGACACACTTCAGCCCGATAAGCTGGAAGCCACCGTTGAATTCAATCAAACGCTCGGAAACAAATATCTCATTTGCCCGTGGCTGAACCCGGCTGAGTTTGCTTCCAGCAAAGAAAAAACGATTGAGTTTGCCAAACGTTTCAATGAACTGGCAGAGAAGGTGAAGGAAAAAGGAATGCTCGTGGGCTATCACGCACACGGGGGGGACTTCAAGAAGTTGAATGGTGAAACGGCGTGGGAGATCTTCTTCAGCCATACTGTCCCCGAGGTCGTCATGCAAATGGACATTGGTAACTGCCTGGGCGGTGGCGGGGATCCCTACGCGATTCTTGAAAAGTTTCCAGGCCGGGCCAAGACGATTCACCTCAAGGAACACGGTGGACCGCAGGGAGCAGTCATTGGAGAAGGCGAGGTCAAATGGGAGTGGGTTCTCCATTTCTGCGAGACGAAAGGCGGGACCGAGTGGTACATCGTGGAACAGGAAAGCTACGCCGTGCCGCCGCTGGAGGCAATCCGGAAGTGCCGCGAAAACCTGCGGAAGATGGGTGTCTGA
- a CDS encoding PEP-CTERM sorting domain-containing protein (PEP-CTERM proteins occur, often in large numbers, in the proteomes of bacteria that also encode an exosortase, a predicted intramembrane cysteine proteinase. The presence of a PEP-CTERM domain at a protein's C-terminus predicts cleavage within the sorting domain, followed by covalent anchoring to some some component of the (usually Gram-negative) cell surface. Many PEP-CTERM proteins exhibit an unusual sequence composition that includes large numbers of potential glycosylation sites. Expression of one such protein has been shown restore the ability of a bacterium to form floc, a type of biofilm.), whose product MRTFRVLGLFVVLSGLSFWGSQDAHAGIVWVNPDDYAVGSQITPPFVTLTAVLGNTNQNPPDGRVLALVDDKGHYPSTIHFFGWHVIPPVNTDQVSWRGKWANLQAVFDSPVSYVAMDFYRNDFYGGANPDEIGFILAFDAANNLIWNEWVYLEEFVDWKTVEISLPNPQIKKVVAGGVYVKKAIDQDILIRRLGYSIEPIPEPSALVALAGGAAALAILRRRKTTRPA is encoded by the coding sequence ATGAGAACGTTTCGAGTCCTGGGTTTGTTTGTCGTCCTTTCTGGTCTGTCATTCTGGGGCAGCCAGGACGCCCACGCAGGAATCGTGTGGGTGAACCCTGATGATTACGCGGTGGGCTCACAAATTACGCCCCCGTTTGTGACTCTCACCGCAGTGCTGGGCAACACAAACCAGAATCCCCCCGATGGCCGGGTCCTCGCTCTCGTGGACGATAAAGGCCACTACCCCAGCACGATTCACTTCTTTGGTTGGCACGTTATACCACCAGTGAACACCGATCAGGTTTCCTGGCGGGGCAAGTGGGCCAACCTCCAAGCCGTTTTTGACAGTCCCGTCTCCTACGTCGCCATGGACTTTTACCGGAACGATTTTTACGGCGGGGCGAATCCAGATGAGATCGGCTTCATTCTGGCCTTCGATGCTGCCAACAACCTCATCTGGAATGAATGGGTCTATCTGGAAGAGTTCGTGGATTGGAAAACTGTGGAGATTTCTCTCCCCAACCCACAGATCAAAAAAGTCGTGGCGGGGGGTGTCTATGTGAAAAAGGCCATCGATCAGGACATCCTCATTCGCCGGTTGGGATACAGCATTGAGCCCATCCCGGAACCCTCGGCACTGGTTGCTCTGGCGGGTGGTGCAGCCGCCCTGGCCATTCTCAGACGGCGAAAAACGACACGGCCCGCGTGA